From the Halococcus saccharolyticus DSM 5350 genome, the window CGGCATACCCGATCCTTTACTCGCTCACTAATAAATCGTGAGGGGACGGATTCAGGTGGTGAATGCAAGCCCCAGGACTATTCCCGTTCGGTCAGAGTCGAAACTCGTGCAACCGTTACAGCTCGAAACGGTGGATATTCTGACCGGGACGGCGATCATCTTCGCCGTGAGCATGTTCGCCGGTGGGATCGGAAACTACCTCGGCATCCGGCTCGTCTCGGATCAACATCCCTCGTTCGTCCACGCTCTCGTCTCCTCGATACTCAGTGCGGCCGTGTGGGGCATTGTGAGCCTCGCGCTCAACGTCTACGATGTCGGCATCACGCCGTTCGCCGGCGCACTCGTCGCCCTCCTCATCTGGATCGTCGTGCTCTACCTCCGGTACTCCGGCGGGATCGTGAGTGCCGTTCCCGCGGCCCTCCTCGCGTGGGTGATCTCGATCATCGTTCTCTACGTGATCGCAGTCTATACGACCGTTCCCTTCGAGGCCATCGGAATCCCCGCAATCTGAGTCGTTTTCCACCGTCTTCCTCTCGCCGATCGCCGGTGGCTATCGTTCGCTGTCGGGAACTACGACGACTTTCCCGAATCCCTCGCGCTCTTCGAGCATCTCGTGGGCGCGGGCGGCTTCGCTCATCGGGAGCGTCTCGCGGATCTTCGGCTCGAACGTACCGTCCCACACCAGCGAGAGGACGTCGTCGACCTCGCCCAGCGAGGCCATCGTCGATCCCAGGATGTCGACTTGCTTCCAGAACACCCGATTGATGTTGGTCTCGGCTTTCGGCCCGGTGGTCGCCCCGCAGGTCACGAGCCGGCCGCCCTTGGCGAGACACTTGATCGAGTCCTCCCACGTCGCTGGCCCCACGTAGTCGACCACCACGTCCACCCCGCGGCCGTCGGTGGCCTCGCGCATCGCGGGCGCGAAGTCGGTCTCCTCGTAGTTGACGGTGTGGTCCGCGCCGCACTCGCGGGCGTACTCGAGTTTCTCGTCGGTGCTCGCGGTGGCGTACACCTCCGCGCCGACGTACTTCGCGATCTGGACCGCGGCGTGGCCCACGCCCCCGGACGCGCCGAGGACGAGAATCGACTCGCCGGGACCGAGGTCCGCCCGTGTGACCAGCATCCGCCACGCGGTCTGGAAGACGAGCGGCGCGGCGGCCGCGGTCTCCCAATCGACGCCCTCGGGGACCGGCACGAGGTTCTCGGCGGGGACGGCCGCCTGCTCGGAGTGGACCCCTTGAACGTGCTCGCCGATGATGTGGTAGCTCTCACAGAGCGAATGCTCGCCGTGGCGGCAGAACTCGCACTCTCCGCACGACCGGCCGGCGGTGACCGCGACTCGGTCGCCCGGTTCGACGCGGGTGACGTCCTCGCCGACTGCCTCGACCACGCCGGCGGCGTCCGATCCGGGAACGTGGGGCATGTCGAGGTCGACGCCCGGCAGTCCGCCGCGGGTGAACACGTCGAGGTGGTTCAGCGCGCCGGCTTTCACGTCGACGAGCGCCTCGTTCCGATCGGGTTCGGGATCGGGATACTCGCCGTACTCGATGACGTCACGGTCGCCGTGCTCGGTGAACTGGACGGCCTGCATGGGGCGTGGTGGGCGCGACGCCCGGATAGCGGTTTCGATGGCGGAGATCGACGCCCACGACCGCCACGCGGACGACCCCGATCGGCGATTCCGTGAGCAACGTACTCATGCGGAGAGTCCGGGCGGTAGCCTCAATCGATTCCTCGCTCAGGATCCATCCGGGGACGAGGTGACCAATGTCAGACTGCCCGATCTGCAAAACGACCGAGAACGTCCGGCCGAGCTGGACCACCGGCTACCAGCGCCGGTGCAACGAGTGTGGCGTCCTGTTCAACGATCACGGTGCGAGAGCCACGCTGTAACGCCGTCGCGTCGCCACTGTAAGCCACCCTGTCGCTTCCGTCGAGTTCGTTGCCCATGCGGCCGCGCATCGTACTGCGGCCGTATCGTATCTTCTCAAAAACGTGCGCTCCGATCACCGGTACTCCGTGGGTACGTATCACAACGGATCGGTACAGAAACTCCGGGCACAATCGCTATCCACCAGTCGTCGACAGCTTCCAGCAGAGACTACAATGAGAAACTACGCAGGCGGGCGGGGACCGGTGCTCGCGCGGTTCGCACGACCGACCGGTCGCTCGACCACGTTCGCCGTGGTCGCGGACCCGCACGTGACCGCGACCGCCGAGGGGACGTGGAAAGTCTTCCATCGGACCGTGGCGCGCTTCCGGACCGCGCTCGACAACGCAGACCGGCTCGACGTCGACGCGGTCGTCGCGACCGGTGACCTCACGAAGGACGGAACCCCCGCGGAGTTCGAGCGGGTGGACGCGCTATTGGCCGATCGCGACGTGCCGTTCGTCGCCGTTCCGGGGAACCACGACGTCCCGAAGGCGGCCGACGAACACGACACGCCACCGGTCGAGCGGTTCGTGAGACAGTACTCGCCCGGCAGGCTCCCTACGGTCGTGCGGATCGGCGGCGTCGATCTCGTCATGCTCGACAGCGCCACCGCTCCCGACGGATCACTCGTCGACACGCACGAGGGGGCGCTCTCGGCGGCCCAGCTGGAGTGGCTCGACACGACGCTCGCCGAGGTCGAGTCACCGGTCGTCGTCACTCACCATCCGGTCGGAGCGATCTCCGAGGGGATCGATGCGCTCGCCCCGAG encodes:
- a CDS encoding zinc-binding dehydrogenase, with protein sequence MQAVQFTEHGDRDVIEYGEYPDPEPDRNEALVDVKAGALNHLDVFTRGGLPGVDLDMPHVPGSDAAGVVEAVGEDVTRVEPGDRVAVTAGRSCGECEFCRHGEHSLCESYHIIGEHVQGVHSEQAAVPAENLVPVPEGVDWETAAAAPLVFQTAWRMLVTRADLGPGESILVLGASGGVGHAAVQIAKYVGAEVYATASTDEKLEYARECGADHTVNYEETDFAPAMREATDGRGVDVVVDYVGPATWEDSIKCLAKGGRLVTCGATTGPKAETNINRVFWKQVDILGSTMASLGEVDDVLSLVWDGTFEPKIRETLPMSEAARAHEMLEEREGFGKVVVVPDSER
- a CDS encoding metallophosphoesterase family protein, with the translated sequence MRNYAGGRGPVLARFARPTGRSTTFAVVADPHVTATAEGTWKVFHRTVARFRTALDNADRLDVDAVVATGDLTKDGTPAEFERVDALLADRDVPFVAVPGNHDVPKAADEHDTPPVERFVRQYSPGRLPTVVRIGGVDLVMLDSATAPDGSLVDTHEGALSAAQLEWLDTTLAEVESPVVVTHHPVGAISEGIDALAPSSHYRLRNADAVADVLATHDAPLVVSGHVHWPAVVDTGTARQVIAPATCSFPQAALLVHVEPRGTTVSLLPLADRRGLEEAHRHARRGGDRAAAFVATADDGYFRELPLIDEATDATALRPRDPPVRPPS